From one Nilaparvata lugens isolate BPH chromosome 2, ASM1435652v1, whole genome shotgun sequence genomic stretch:
- the LOC111050088 gene encoding peroxisomal biogenesis factor 3-like, whose product MIVSNLKSGVAEDKIALWEELKIIAFARLATLVYAGAMIVIMLRTQLNIIGGYIYCESKKNSNGCTDSPVTISNEHQEQYLSSCQHFLTVGIEELSSLIEKKVRLVLENESLKKPLSLPDIERYFWAIQSSISSDVKNPIKNLSTFVLASSSTGQPTDIVPYNEPLLKNLWEETIDLISSSEVRSLGTSCVSRGFSQVMDRISEFVIPPRESSGDTATTQAVPSTSAACQKLLSSVTQTSVPNGTIVSINKSTIPMAKLIPIINGMSGSSACDQWMQDFINMRNLKVYGANVYEAFCCNTNVRFDNR is encoded by the coding sequence ATGATTGTAAGCAATTTAAAAAGTGGTGTAGCAGAAGATAAAATTGCTTTATGGGAAGAACTGAAGATAATCGCATTTGCCAGATTAGCTACTCTTGTTTATGCTGGTGCAATGATAGTTATCATGCTAAGAACCCAGCTCAACATCATAGGCGGCTATATTTATTGTGAATCCAAAAAAAACAGCAATGGTTGCACAGATAGTCCTGTTACCATATCAAACGAACATCAGGAGCAATACTTGTCAAGTTGTCAACACTTTCTAACGGTTGGAATAGAAGAGTTAAGCTCACTAATTGAGAAGAAAGTCAGATTAGTTTTGGAGAATGAATCTTTGAAAAAACCACTGTCGTTGCCAGATATTGAACGATACTTCTGGGCAATCCAGTCCTCCATTTCCTCCGATGTCAAGAACCCCATAAAAAACTTGTCCACATTTGTTCTAGCGTCCTCGTCCACAGGACAGCCCACCGATATTGTTCCTTACAATGAGCCATTGCTGAAGAATCTATGGGAAGAAACCATCGACCTAATAAGCAGTAGTGAAGTAAGGTCGTTGGGCACTTCGTGCGTGAGTCGAGGCTTTTCTCAAGTGATGGATCGAATATCCGAGTTTGTGATTCCACCCCGTGAGAGTAGTGGCGACACTGCAACCACACAAGCTGTGCCTTCAACTTCAGCTGCATGCCAAAAACTACTATCATCAGTCACTCAGACCTCGGTCCCAAACGGCACTATTGTTAGTATTAATAAATCTACCATTCCAATGGCCAAGTTGATTCCAATAATTAATGGCATGTCAGGAAGCTCGGCTTGTGATCAATGGATGCAAGATTTCATCAATATGCGCAATCTCAAAGTGTACGGTGCTAATGTTTATGAAGCATTCTGCTGCAATACTAATGTCCGATTTGATAATAGGTGA